The DNA window GCTAGGGTAAAACCGCTGGCGGAGTTCATTTCTATTCGGAATCGCTCACTTTAGGTAAAACCATAAAGCAGAATTTAAACATAAAGAAGTTCTTCGGAACATCCAGAAATGCTGTGATGACTCAGATATGGATCGCATTGATTGCATTCTTGTTGCTCCAACAATTGAAAATGCTGTCTACCAGAACATGGACTCATTTTTCGCTTATGAAATTGATTCCGACTATTCTGAACTCCCGAAAAGATATATGGACTATTCTTAATAAACCACCACCAAAGGGTAGAGTAACAAAATCTGTCAATCTTCAGATGGTGATGTTATGATTGTTTTGGACAGCTATGATGTGAGAGATATCTATTATGATTGGGACGCGCCATATAACGAGGACATTGGAGACCGAACAGATACTGGAGACTGGCCGGCATGGTTTACTGATACAACAATTCAGGGCAACGGAGAAACCCAGCGAGACAACATAATGAACGCTGTTTACACCACAGCAAACAAGAATGCGACGTATACGGCTATCGCCGATCCAGGTGGGGAGAATGACATCATAATGTTCAAGTCCTGTTATCCGTTAAGCGAAGTCGGTTCAAGTATTGACGATGAGAAGGCTATATACAATGAGATATTGAGCTACTTTGAGCTAAGACAGGATAAACTGTTCATACTCGTAACTCCTCCCGGAGAGACTGTAGTTTCAAGCTATGTACTTACTCGTGAACTGTGTGAATGGCTGGTGGACGAAGAGAATGGCTGGCTCTCAGGTTACTCTGGAAATAACGTTGGTGTATTCGATTTCTACTGTGTCCTCTCGGAAACGGGTTCCCATCATACCATTGAGGATGGAGAGCTGGTCTACACCTACGCACCTGACTACGATGGAACATCGCCGTATCATGACGGAAATAATCATCCTAACAGCACAGGGAACCAGAAATCGACTGACGAGTTTGTTCCTCTGCTGAACTACTATTACAACAGATGGAAATGTAATTAGTTTGGAAAAATAAAAGGCGGCCCGGAATTAAATCAAAAAATGTTAAGCGATGTATCGTTGGCGTTGTGTTCTTTTTTTTCACTCTCCAACTCTTCACCGATACCTCCGAACTCTCCCTTGGAGCTGGCATCAGCATTGACGTAGCTCCTTACGGTATCGAACAGACATTCATTACTATCTATTCAACCTATAGGCCGGGGAATGCTCCCTGGTTAATGGCAAAAGCATCTTTTTCGTTTAACCGTTCTGCAGTAATTGCAGGATTTCCTCTCTGCCTGATTGTTCCTCTGAGTAATGGTGATGACAATCCGGGCTTGGAAGCCTGGATGGGTGGGGGATTTGAATACTTCCACAGCCGGGAACTATCTGCCTTTTTACCTCTATTATCCGCTGGAGGCAGGCTGATGCTCAGAAACGTTTTTTTCGATATACTTGTAGAATCTGTATTCCGGACAGATAAAAATGACATCGATTCAAGCATCGGGTTTTCCGCAGGATATCTTCTCAGTTTTTAATTCCAAAATGAATTACACTGAGATACACTATACCTATTCGGCTGGTGTAAACCGGATCCAGTCAATCTGATAAATACACTCCACATCCGCTTCCGGTGGACCATTGATCCAGTTTTCCTTGCTCCAGACGTTGAGCTTTAACTGGTAGGGTTCAGTGATGTTTATATCACCTTCACTATACGTATAGGTTCGAAGAGTAATATCATCGACAAACCAACGGATAAACTCAGGAGTAATTTCAAATCCCCAAGTGTGAAAATCATCGGATGGATTGAAATCAAGGGCAATGTCCGGTACTGACTCATAACTGTTATATCCCTCTGCGTGTACTGCATAATGCACTCTTCCAAAATCTTCTGCGAATGTATAGGTCAAGAATTCGATGTCGATTTCCTGTTTGGTTCCATCACTGGTTGAAGAAGAAGTACTCATATCGTCCCAGTCAATTGTGAAGAAAGAGTTGAGAACACCAGGAACGGAGGAAGGTTTAAGACTAGCCTCCCAGGTTCCGTAGAGGTATTCCTCTCTGGTTTGCAGTGCAGCATTCAAGTACCCATCTACGCTGTCATTGATGAATATCATATTGAGCTTGCCATCCTCAACAAAACACCGATCATAACCGGTTTGGCCACCATGTTCACTCCAAGTGGCGACCTGCCATACTGAAGTGTCCAGGGTGTCAAAGGTTTCTAAGAATACATTTGGATTAGATTCTCCCTCATTTTCTTCCTCAGCTTCGTCTTGTTCTGTAAGCTGTTCATTCTCATCTACAGCATCAACTGGAAGGTCAAGTGCACATCCAATAGTTCCAATCGAAACGATTAATATAATCGTAGCAATGAGGAGTAATGTATGTTTAGTCATACTACCACCTTGATATAAAAGATATTAATACAAAGCAAAAAGTATGCCAGAATGAATTATTTTAGGAAAGAAAATATAATTCTTAACAATATAAGTATTTATCTATCAAACAATCTTTTTCAAATATAAATATGTGCACAAAATCATACATATTTATTATTGTATCCATTTATAATAGTCCAATAAATCCATTTTCGCGCATTTCAATGCCATGTAGTTCGCTTTGGCACAGACAGGATGTTGGGATACCTATTGCATTGCGGCTGGATTTGTTCTAATATCTTCCCCCATACAAGCCATTTCAAGGTAATGAGGAAGAAGATGCCAACCTATGATTATGAGTGCCAGTCCTGCGGACACGTTTTTGAGTATTTTCAGAGCATGTCCGACGACCCCCTCAAGGAATGTCCAAAGTGCGGCAAAGAGGTAAAACGCCTTATCGGCGGCGGCATGGGCATAATCTTCAAGGGGAGCGGTTTCTATGTTACCGATAACCGCTCGGGTTCCAGCGGCTCCGGGGGCGGGGCTAAAAAGTCCTCGTCCGGCGGCGGAGACTCAAAGTCTTCCGATCCTTCGTCGGCCGGAAGCCCCGCCGGGGATAAAAAAAGCGGTAACAGCAAGGAGAGCGCCTGATTCACCATCGGGCGCTTTTTTTTTTGCTCTTTTGCTTCCTGCCCGCTATTCGTTCTCCGGGTACGGCGGAATGTAAATCCGCTCACTCTCCT is part of the Marispirochaeta aestuarii genome and encodes:
- a CDS encoding glycoside hydrolase family 16 protein, whose protein sequence is MTKHTLLLIATIILIVSIGTIGCALDLPVDAVDENEQLTEQDEAEEENEGESNPNVFLETFDTLDTSVWQVATWSEHGGQTGYDRCFVEDGKLNMIFINDSVDGYLNAALQTREEYLYGTWEASLKPSSVPGVLNSFFTIDWDDMSTSSSTSDGTKQEIDIEFLTYTFAEDFGRVHYAVHAEGYNSYESVPDIALDFNPSDDFHTWGFEITPEFIRWFVDDITLRTYTYSEGDINITEPYQLKLNVWSKENWINGPPEADVECIYQIDWIRFTPAE
- a CDS encoding FmdB family zinc ribbon protein; this encodes MPTYDYECQSCGHVFEYFQSMSDDPLKECPKCGKEVKRLIGGGMGIIFKGSGFYVTDNRSGSSGSGGGAKKSSSGGGDSKSSDPSSAGSPAGDKKSGNSKESA